Proteins co-encoded in one Pseudobdellovibrionaceae bacterium genomic window:
- a CDS encoding McrC family protein, with protein MKFLKFFEYGGFEKSLGEESNSISDLNLTDAELQYLRSISEKTIIGSPIFEITQSKINATSIVGVIAFDGVHIEILPKLLRNNRSSNNNNNSSILQNLMFMLSYTNELDIYDSGVGSLSENSDSFIEAYIAIFADRLSKHLIRHGSPKAYVEKNENLNTVKGKIDFAKQSTINCFNQSRIYCNYAEFTEDNGLSRAFKFVSQSLIQLTKSSSNTSVLNRCIGLLDGVKGEYITGSEIDRLSIGKRNQNFIALINLTKMFLKKMRPEFSGQKKNKAFTLLFDMNELFEEFVFMVLKRNESYLNIKVQAQKHKRLVNAERDFLRDGEWQNRALFATYTDISITLSDGRIFIIDTKYKVVHSGKNHYGISNQDAYQILAYRQIHKDEVEPSVVLLYPRSKEDLQKEFRINGSETTFMAWTVDISVDLGKNMNLLVENLRNLITVVEQKSS; from the coding sequence ATGAAATTTCTGAAATTTTTTGAATATGGAGGATTTGAAAAGTCGCTTGGCGAAGAATCTAATTCTATTTCCGATTTAAACCTTACTGATGCTGAACTTCAATATTTACGTTCCATTTCTGAGAAAACCATAATTGGAAGTCCTATATTTGAAATAACACAGTCTAAGATCAATGCCACATCTATTGTAGGCGTAATAGCTTTTGATGGGGTTCATATTGAGATTTTACCTAAACTTTTGAGAAATAATAGGTCTTCCAATAACAACAATAACTCAAGTATTTTGCAGAATTTAATGTTTATGCTGTCATACACAAATGAATTGGATATTTATGATAGCGGCGTGGGATCTCTTTCTGAAAATTCAGATTCCTTTATTGAGGCATATATAGCAATTTTTGCGGACAGACTTTCAAAGCATCTTATTCGTCACGGCTCTCCAAAAGCTTATGTTGAAAAAAATGAAAATTTAAATACAGTAAAAGGAAAAATTGACTTTGCAAAGCAAAGTACAATAAATTGTTTCAACCAATCTCGCATATATTGTAATTATGCCGAGTTTACAGAAGACAATGGACTCTCCAGAGCTTTTAAATTTGTTTCTCAATCGTTAATACAACTTACCAAAAGCTCATCGAACACTTCAGTATTAAATAGATGTATCGGTCTTTTAGACGGAGTTAAAGGTGAATATATTACTGGAAGTGAAATAGATCGTCTTTCAATTGGAAAAAGAAATCAAAACTTTATTGCTCTTATTAACTTAACAAAAATGTTCTTAAAAAAGATGCGACCTGAGTTTTCTGGGCAAAAGAAAAACAAGGCATTTACTCTTCTTTTTGATATGAACGAACTTTTTGAAGAGTTCGTATTCATGGTCTTAAAGAGGAACGAATCTTATCTAAATATTAAAGTCCAAGCGCAAAAGCATAAACGTTTGGTAAATGCAGAAAGAGACTTTTTAAGAGATGGAGAATGGCAAAACAGAGCACTATTTGCCACTTATACTGATATTTCTATTACTCTTAGTGATGGACGTATTTTTATTATTGACACAAAATACAAGGTTGTTCATTCAGGCAAAAATCATTATGGAATCAGCAACCAAGATGCCTATCAAATTCTAGCTTACAGACAGATTCATAAAGACGAAGTAGAGCCATCTGTCGTTCTTCTTTATCCACGATCAAAAGAGGACTTACAGAAAGAATTTAGAATAAATGGATCGGAAACAACATTTATGGCATGGACAGTAGATATTTCTGTTGATCTTGGTAAAAACATGAATTTATTAGTAGAAAACTTAAGAAATTTAATTACAGTTGTAGAACAAAAAAGCTCTTAG
- a CDS encoding nucleotidyltransferase: protein MERFPYLAGLLSENLRNSTTKEERLRGWAKPPSQTEIEKCERAERMIRQAIEEDPKLSKMDISVYAKGSYANRTNIPSDSDVDIAVVANYYHFNDYPAGKTASDFGFSNTGYLYTTFKDNVLEAIENKFGKSEVSAGEKCVKVRSNSCRVDADVVPHFVHKRFALDKSSQEGVSIKTAGTTIYNWPKQDYENGVQKNERTGKRYKALVRIIKNTRSKMREEGYTSAKNVASYLIACLVWNVPDYFFDEDSYEKMTADAIDFLIEQTSDLANVKEWGEVNELKYLFRTSQPWKLDEVHQFLRDAKTFLAEM from the coding sequence TTGGAGCGTTTTCCATATCTTGCAGGCTTGCTTAGCGAAAATTTACGTAATTCAACAACAAAAGAAGAAAGGCTTAGGGGTTGGGCTAAACCTCCAAGTCAAACAGAGATAGAAAAGTGTGAGCGAGCAGAACGCATGATTAGGCAAGCCATAGAAGAGGACCCAAAGTTATCTAAGATGGACATTTCAGTTTATGCAAAAGGTTCATATGCGAATAGGACTAATATTCCTTCGGATAGTGATGTGGACATTGCTGTCGTCGCTAATTACTATCATTTTAATGACTATCCCGCTGGCAAAACAGCCTCTGACTTCGGATTTAGTAACACAGGTTATTTATATACTACTTTTAAAGATAACGTCTTGGAGGCTATTGAAAATAAGTTTGGAAAATCAGAGGTCAGTGCTGGAGAGAAATGTGTGAAGGTGCGCTCAAATAGTTGCAGAGTAGATGCCGATGTTGTACCTCACTTCGTACATAAACGTTTTGCATTAGACAAAAGTTCTCAAGAGGGAGTTTCTATTAAAACCGCTGGAACAACCATCTATAACTGGCCCAAGCAGGATTATGAAAACGGTGTACAAAAAAACGAAAGAACTGGGAAAAGATATAAAGCCCTTGTAAGGATTATTAAAAATACTCGCTCTAAGATGAGAGAAGAAGGATATACCTCTGCTAAGAATGTAGCTTCATATTTAATTGCTTGCCTTGTTTGGAATGTGCCAGATTATTTTTTTGATGAAGACTCATACGAAAAGATGACCGCAGATGCTATTGACTTTCTTATTGAGCAGACATCTGATCTTGCAAACGTAAAGGAATGGGGAGAAGTTAATGAGCTTAAATACTTATTCCGAACTTCTCAGCCCTGGAAACTAGATGAGGTTCATCAATTTTTAAGAGATGCTAAAACATTCTTGGCGGAAATGTAG
- a CDS encoding AAA family ATPase translates to MNFTWQDFFHELFIKIVSEFDSKSLAELVYRIFPENAMMDRDENNRELRFEEFDPCSFLARFNRQERTDKKIEYCIKAKEILKLTSNIPQDFNGIPIFNNMRWMFFPFKKERSKFEYEALWAFSKKLAEGEITRETLNNARKSFGAGLTYLTTIAYIVWPEKYLPLDDRTKSYLQKRAPFFEDMITSAKRSEEPFELYHSILKKLPDVIPGKTCADISYSAYLEDINKDSKPSGLTNIIKPNEIRYWSIAPGENAEYWHEWQQKNLISIGWNELGDLSKQDSLDEVGKIYKKKYKPEGSAKNNILANFEFAHRLKIGDVVFVKKGRTELLGVGRVISDYKFAATEIQSHTRQVEWMSIGTWKLKSDKFAIKTLTDITEYESFVENLLKLSGLDDSSIIGDIVNKLKEPSMNKNTIFWGPPGTGKTYKLLQLQNEFEDQETSTASDQVVQWVQDTDWWDVVAAAMYEIGKPVSVPELFEHEFIQIKAKQSSTKTPKNTLWAMLQTHTVQDSVTVKYGRRQEPLVVDKSEDSKWFLTGNWEEQLSDLVSEIQSLRDVKTVKRYEMVTFHQSYSYEEFVEGIRPEIQSDGNSVSYQVKDGIFKKLCQRAIENPDKNYAIFIDEINRGNISKIFGELITLIEEDKRLGAPHEVTITLPYSGKKFGVPNNLYIIGTMNSVDRSIALVDMALRRRFDFISIRPDSSLLSNSGIHEFDVRSIFEKLNNKISVILGTEYQVGHSYFMDKNVGSIASFKKIWFGGVLPLLQEYLFDDWDKLEALVGSFVKKTEVKDLENLSLPKFSFGSFIENNIADEVFIEFMKKLE, encoded by the coding sequence ATGAACTTTACATGGCAAGATTTTTTTCACGAATTGTTTATCAAGATTGTATCGGAATTCGACTCTAAATCACTAGCCGAGTTAGTTTACAGAATATTTCCTGAAAATGCCATGATGGACAGAGATGAAAACAACAGAGAGCTGAGATTTGAAGAGTTTGATCCTTGTTCATTTCTCGCACGTTTTAACCGCCAAGAGCGTACCGATAAAAAAATTGAATACTGTATAAAGGCGAAAGAGATATTGAAATTAACTTCAAATATCCCACAAGATTTCAATGGAATTCCTATCTTCAATAATATGCGATGGATGTTCTTCCCTTTCAAAAAAGAACGGAGCAAGTTTGAATATGAAGCTTTGTGGGCATTTTCAAAAAAATTGGCAGAAGGGGAAATAACAAGAGAAACGCTAAATAATGCTAGAAAAAGCTTTGGAGCTGGTTTAACTTACCTAACGACCATTGCTTATATCGTATGGCCTGAAAAATACTTGCCACTCGATGACAGAACAAAGTCGTATTTACAAAAGAGAGCCCCATTTTTTGAAGATATGATTACTTCGGCAAAACGTTCAGAAGAACCTTTTGAGCTATACCATTCTATTCTAAAAAAACTACCAGATGTGATTCCAGGAAAAACCTGCGCTGATATAAGTTATTCTGCATATTTAGAAGATATTAACAAAGATTCAAAACCTTCTGGGCTAACAAATATCATCAAACCAAATGAAATAAGGTATTGGTCTATTGCACCTGGTGAAAATGCTGAATATTGGCATGAGTGGCAACAAAAAAATCTTATTTCTATTGGTTGGAATGAACTCGGCGATCTATCTAAACAAGATTCACTAGATGAAGTGGGAAAAATATATAAGAAAAAATATAAACCTGAAGGGTCTGCAAAGAATAATATTTTAGCAAACTTTGAATTTGCTCACCGACTAAAAATAGGAGATGTGGTTTTTGTCAAAAAAGGTCGAACTGAACTTTTGGGAGTAGGCAGAGTTATATCTGATTATAAGTTTGCTGCAACAGAAATCCAATCCCATACTCGGCAAGTAGAATGGATGAGTATTGGTACATGGAAATTAAAAAGCGATAAATTTGCAATAAAAACCCTTACTGATATTACGGAGTACGAATCATTCGTTGAAAATCTTCTTAAACTTAGTGGATTAGATGATTCTTCAATAATTGGAGACATTGTGAATAAATTAAAAGAACCATCAATGAATAAGAATACTATATTTTGGGGGCCTCCTGGCACTGGAAAGACGTATAAACTTCTTCAACTTCAAAATGAATTTGAAGATCAAGAAACAAGTACAGCTTCGGATCAAGTTGTTCAGTGGGTTCAAGATACGGACTGGTGGGATGTTGTTGCTGCTGCAATGTATGAAATTGGAAAACCAGTTTCTGTGCCTGAATTATTTGAACATGAGTTTATCCAAATTAAGGCCAAGCAGTCCTCAACTAAAACACCTAAAAACACACTTTGGGCAATGCTTCAAACGCATACAGTTCAAGATTCGGTGACAGTTAAATATGGACGCAGGCAAGAGCCTCTCGTTGTAGACAAGTCGGAAGACTCAAAATGGTTTTTAACGGGAAATTGGGAAGAGCAACTTTCTGATTTAGTTTCTGAAATCCAAAGCCTACGCGATGTAAAAACAGTTAAACGTTATGAAATGGTTACATTTCATCAAAGTTATTCGTATGAAGAATTTGTTGAAGGTATAAGACCAGAAATCCAATCCGATGGAAATAGTGTAAGTTATCAAGTAAAAGATGGTATATTTAAAAAATTATGTCAGAGGGCAATTGAAAATCCAGACAAGAACTATGCAATATTTATTGATGAAATAAACCGTGGAAATATCTCTAAAATATTCGGTGAACTCATTACCCTTATTGAAGAAGATAAACGTTTAGGTGCTCCACATGAAGTTACGATTACTCTTCCCTATTCTGGGAAAAAGTTTGGTGTTCCTAATAATTTATACATAATTGGAACCATGAACTCTGTAGATCGTTCTATTGCTCTTGTTGATATGGCTTTACGTCGAAGATTCGATTTTATATCTATTAGACCTGATAGCTCACTTCTTTCAAATAGTGGAATTCATGAGTTTGATGTTCGAAGTATTTTTGAAAAGTTAAATAATAAAATATCCGTAATTCTTGGGACTGAATACCAAGTTGGTCACAGTTATTTTATGGATAAAAATGTTGGTTCAATAGCTTCTTTTAAAAAAATATGGTTTGGTGGTGTTTTGCCTCTTTTACAGGAATATCTCTTTGATGACTGGGATAAGCTTGAAGCTTTAGTTGGAAGCTTTGTTAAAAAAACTGAAGTTAAAGATTTAGAAAACCTATCTCTTCCTAAATTTTCATTTGGCTCTTTCATTGAAAACAATATTGCCGATGAAGTTTTCATAGAGTTTATGAAAAAGTTGGAATAA